The genome window GGGTGAGACAATCAGGAACAGAGATGCCAGGCTGAACCCCGCAATGACTACCCCAGGAGTAAAGGGAACATGGAATGCCAGAAACGTCAGGGTGAGAATTCCGATCAAGATGACTTTATTTAACAGCGCCAGCAGAATGGGGCGAATGATTCTTTGCGGATGATGTCGAACGATAGCAATACCCTCAGCGGCTTCAAAGGCAAACTCATGAGCACGTTCCTCAGAAAGATATTCTTTTTTGATGAAAGGCTTGAGCAGGCGGTTAACCGTGCGGGCACCCCACTGAAGAACGCGTGCAAAGAGTGATGCCGATTGCATACCAATATACAACAAAATTGCCAGTCCAAGTGCTCCAATTAACAGGATTAACGAGGCAATCACTTCTGCCCAGTGTAAATTATTACGGTATGCCAGTTCAGCCAGTCCAAAAACCAGCACAAAAAGCACGGCTACATATTCAAGCAGGACAAACATGACCGCCGCAATGGCAGTTTTTCCGGTAGAGCGGTTATTCGA of Anaerolinea thermophila UNI-1 contains these proteins:
- a CDS encoding lysylphosphatidylglycerol synthase transmembrane domain-containing protein: MKKFLIALVLLLGILFIIGRAAEMQDIGKVLQRGDFGWIALAIVLLGGWFFNLGLTYQAIYAILDMPVSALHMTRVATAVNFINIVAPSAGLGSVAIFMSDAASNNRSTGKTAIAAVMFVLLEYVAVLFVLVFGLAELAYRNNLHWAEVIASLILLIGALGLAILLYIGMQSASLFARVLQWGARTVNRLLKPFIKKEYLSEERAHEFAFEAAEGIAIVRHHPQRIIRPILLALLNKVILIGILTLTFLAFHVPFTPGVVIAGFSLASLFLIVSPTPAGIGIVEGVLTVALRSLQVPIEDAAVITMAYRGITFWVPLLVGMVTFRTLPHHQ